In a genomic window of beta proteobacterium MWH-UniP1:
- a CDS encoding histone deacetylase family protein encodes MTAFFSHPAFFKHEMGPHHPESPERLWAIHDHLTRKGLLPLLDMHEPTHASDEAILRVHTMDHLDRLVAASPKDKPYQALDPDTAMNPHTLNAGYLAAGAVIQAVDLVLAGKARNAFCAVRPPGHHAERNAVMGFCFFNNIAVAAAHAMEVHGLKRIVIVDFDVHHGNGTEEIFANEERVFMVSTFESAIYPFTGDIPMGSNMLNVPLEAYSDGTAMREAVQFQWLPAIEAFQPELILVSAGFDAHREDDMSHLLWTDQDYAWLSEQLVKVARKTCDGRIVSSLEGGYHVEALARGVAHHVDALLSG; translated from the coding sequence ATGACGGCTTTTTTTTCGCACCCCGCTTTCTTTAAGCACGAGATGGGGCCCCATCACCCCGAGTCGCCCGAGCGGCTGTGGGCCATCCATGACCACCTGACCCGTAAGGGGCTGCTGCCCCTTTTGGACATGCACGAGCCCACCCACGCCAGTGACGAGGCGATTCTGCGGGTCCACACCATGGACCACCTGGATCGGCTGGTGGCGGCCTCGCCAAAAGACAAGCCCTATCAGGCGCTGGACCCAGACACCGCCATGAACCCCCACACACTTAATGCCGGCTACTTGGCGGCGGGCGCAGTGATCCAGGCGGTAGATCTTGTGTTGGCCGGCAAGGCCCGCAATGCCTTTTGTGCGGTCCGCCCCCCTGGCCATCATGCCGAGCGCAATGCCGTGATGGGGTTTTGTTTCTTTAACAATATTGCAGTGGCCGCAGCACATGCCATGGAAGTGCATGGCCTGAAGCGAATTGTGATTGTTGACTTTGATGTGCACCATGGCAACGGCACAGAAGAGATCTTCGCCAATGAAGAGCGGGTCTTCATGGTATCGACTTTTGAAAGTGCGATCTATCCGTTCACAGGCGATATCCCCATGGGCAGCAATATGCTCAATGTGCCACTTGAAGCCTATAGCGACGGCACGGCCATGCGCGAGGCGGTGCAGTTTCAGTGGCTACCGGCGATTGAAGCCTTTCAGCCGGAGTTGATCTTGGTCTCTGCTGGGTTTGATGCCCACCGTGAAGACGACATGAGCCACTTGTTATGGACTGACCAAGACTATGCATGGTTATCGGAGCAGCTGGTGAAGGTCGCAAGAAAGACTTGTGACGGCCGCATTGTGTCGTCGCTCGAGGGCGGCTATCACGTGGAGGCCCTGGCCCGCGGTGTGGCCC